The Marispirochaeta aestuarii genome contains the following window.
ATCTTCAACGGGTATGGAACACTGATCGTTTCCACCTCCACGGGGGTAACGACCGGGAAGAAAGCTGCGGAAAAGAAGGTCGGCGGCGAACTTATTTGTTCGGTATGGTGAGGGTAGTGAGATGTCACGTGTAGGAAAATTACCGATAGAGATACCCAAGGGGGTAAAGGTTAATCTCAACAACTCTGTTGTAGAGGTTGAGGGCCCCAAGGGAAAGCTTACCCAGGAGATCAAAGGCGATATCAGCCTCAACATAGAAGACAGCCAGGTTGTCGTTGAGTGCAACAGCCAGACAAAGCAGAATCGGTCTTATCATGGATTGTACCGAAAATTGCTGCAGAACATGGTTACCGGAGTAAGCAACGGGTTCAGTAAAACCCTGCTTATAAACGGAGTCGGTTACCGGGCAGAGCTAAAGGGTAAAGTCCTTGCTTTGAACCTGGGATACTCCAACATGATTGAGTTCATGATAAACGATGATGTTTCGGTAAACCTTGAGGGAAACAACAAGGTTATTATAAGCGGCATAGACAAACAGAAGGTAGGTCAGGCTGCTGCCGAAATACGTTCTTTACGGCCCCCGGAGCCATATAAAGGCAAGGGTATCGTGTATGAAAACGAGAATCTGCGCCGTAAGATCGGTAAGTCTGGTGTTAAGTAAGGATTAGCATGATGAAGAAGATAGAGGAAAAACTCAGAAAGCGTCTTCAGCGCAAACGGCACATCAGGAAACAGATTTTCGGTACCGCAGAAAGGCCGCGGATGACCGTCTACCGCAGTAACCGCTATGTCTACATACAGGTAATCGATGATGCCGGCGGCGTAACGATTGCCGCAGTGAATAACAGACAGAAGGACAGTGCGGATCTGAAAACCAATGTCGAGAATGCAGAAAAGCTCGGTGAGAAGATCGGTGCGCGCCTGAAAGAGCAGTCGGTTGATACTGTTGTTTTCGACAGGAACGGTTACAAGTATCACGGGATAGTC
Protein-coding sequences here:
- the rplF gene encoding 50S ribosomal protein L6, with amino-acid sequence MSRVGKLPIEIPKGVKVNLNNSVVEVEGPKGKLTQEIKGDISLNIEDSQVVVECNSQTKQNRSYHGLYRKLLQNMVTGVSNGFSKTLLINGVGYRAELKGKVLALNLGYSNMIEFMINDDVSVNLEGNNKVIISGIDKQKVGQAAAEIRSLRPPEPYKGKGIVYENENLRRKIGKSGVK
- the rplR gene encoding 50S ribosomal protein L18, encoding MMKKIEEKLRKRLQRKRHIRKQIFGTAERPRMTVYRSNRYVYIQVIDDAGGVTIAAVNNRQKDSADLKTNVENAEKLGEKIGARLKEQSVDTVVFDRNGYKYHGIVKAIADGARKTGLKF